The window CGTAGAACGCGCGGTAGGGCGCGAGGATCCGGCCGATCTCGGCGACCGGGTTGACGATGCCGCAGCCCGACGGGATGTAGGTGAGGGAGACGAACGCGACGTCGTCGCTGATGTTCGCCGCGATCCACTCCAGGTCCAGGTCACCGGTGCCGGTGGTCGGGATGGTCTCGATGACGCACCCGGTGCGGTCGCGCAGCGCCAGCAGCGAGATCAGGTTGCCCGCGTACTCATACGGCGTCACCCAGACCTTCTCGCCCGCCTTGAGGTCGAGCCTGCACACCACAGCGCACCACGCGCGGGTGGCGCTGTCGAAGAACGCGATGTCCTCGACCGGCGCGTTGACCAGCGCGGCGATCCGCTCGTAGACCTCCTGCTGGAGGATCTTGTCGTAGTGCAGCTCGGTCTCGTAGGCGCCGTGTTCGACCTCGCGGCGCACGCACTCGATCATGGCGGTGGCGACCGACTCGGGCATCAGGCCCGCGCCCGCGGTGTTCAGGTGGATCATCGAGAGCCTTTCCCGGGGCTGGGTGTGCCCCTAGGTGTCCGACGCCGAGGGTTTCGGCGGCTGTTCGGTGCTAGTAGTCCGCGCCGAAGACGACCCGGTCCGGGTCGGCAAGGTCGGCCAGCGCGGTGATCACGTTGAGCGGGCGTTCCGCGAGGCGGTGCAGCAGGTGCAGCCACCAGTTCTCGCCGTAGGTCAGGTAGACGCGGCAAGTGTGGCCCGCTTCGTGGTGCGCGCGCAGCAGTTCGGGGCGGACGCCGTGCAACATCTCGATCTCGGCGGCCCCCGCCAGCACCCCGGCCTTGGCGGCCCGGTTGAGCAGGGCCGCGTTCTGGGTGGCGAGCGCGACGCGGGCGCCCGCGTCGATGGCTTGCTGGGCCAGGTCGAGGTAGCGCGTGTGGAGGTCGGTGCCACGCCCCAGCGCGATGTCGGCGGGTTCGACGTAGACGCCCTTGACCAGTCGGATCTTCGCGCCGGTGGCCAGGATGGCGGGCAGGTCGTCGACGGTGCGGTGCAGGTAGGCCTGAACGGTGATGCCGACGTTGGTGTGGTGCTCGGCGAGTTTGGTGAACACGCCGAGGACGTCGTCGACGAACTCGGAGCGTTCCATGCTGATCACGACGTCGCTGCCGTGCGCGGCGGCGGCGGTGAGGACGCGGGCGGTGTTCTCCAACGCGAGTTCCGTGGAGAGCAGCAGCCCGACGGCGGACAGGTCGAAGCCGAGTTGCAGGGGCATCGTCGAGCGCCGCAGCAGGTCGAGGTAGCCGGTGACGACATCCTCGACCTCACCCGGGTCGTTGATCTCCTCGCCGACCGCCTCGACCGACACCTGGTAGTCCTTGGCCCGCAGGGTGGCGGCGCAGTCGAGCACCTCGTCGGCGTTCGCCGCGGCGACGTAGCGGCGGGCGGCGGGGGCGAGCAGGGTGCGCAGCAGCGAGTCGGGTTCGGCGAACGCCGTGCGGCAGGCGGGATCGGCCGCCAAGGTGCGCAACGCGCGGGCCCCGAGGACTGGTATGCCTGCTGGGTTTACTGTGGACTGAGACATCAAGCCGCCTTCCGATCGTCGATCACATCGAACCCGTCGATCACCTCGGACTCCCGCGCCTCCGCCTCGGCGGTGATCATCATCAGGGTGGCGAAGCTCGGGCCCGTCCCCGGTACGCCGCCCGCCTGCCGCCACTCCCGGTACTTCGCGGCGTAGCTGATCACCGTCTCCTTGCCCCGCCGCGACGCGGGGACGCTGAACACCCCGGCCCACATGCCGTCCCACCGCGCGTAGGCGGGGTCGCCGAGCAGCACCTCGTGCGCCCGGCGCAGGTTCCAGAACGGCACCCCGGTGTTGAGGTGGTGCACCAGGTGGAAGCGGTCGTTGTGCCTGCTCAGCAGGAATCGCTCCCAGAGCCTGCCGTGCCGGTTGCGGGTCAGCAGCACCCGCTTGGACTCGCCCTCGGGCAGCGGGTAGTGCTCGGCCAGTTCCGAGAGCCAGCCGATCGCGACGTTGACCGTGCACAGCGGGACGAACCAGAACAGCAGCAGCTCCGGCAGCGCGCCGAACCAGGCGCACAGGCCGATGATCAGCGCCCACTGGGCGAGCAGGATCAGCCGCTCGATCTTGAGCGGCACCGGGGTGGACACCTGGGGCACCGACGAGTCCGACCAGAACCGGTCACGGAACAGGTAGCCCAGGTAGGAGAAGGTGCGCAGGCCGATGGCGGAGAGGAACACCTCGCGCACCACGAACGCCCGACTCGACTTGCTCTCGTCGTAGAGCCCGCACTCGATGTGGAAGCGGTAGTCCGGGTCGTTCTCGGGGTCGCCCAGATTGCGGTGGTGCAGCCCGACATGGGTGTTGCGGTAGGGGCCCTGCAGGTGGAACACCAGGTATCCACTCAGGACAGTGCCACCGATCACGTTCAGGATCGGGTTGCGCGCGAACGTCTTGTGCGACGACTCGTGCAGCAGGTGAGCCAGGAACCGGTGCGTCGACCCGATCGCGAGCAGCGCCACCGGGTAGAACCAGTAGGACACTCCGACGCACAGAGTCACGGCCGCCGCGACCAGCGTGAACTCGAACAACACGGCGAGCAGCCCGTGGTAGTTGTCCAGCTTGCACAGCTTCTTCAATCCACGGCGGACGTTCGGCTCCAACCGGTCGAAGCTGAGTTGTAGCACGGAGTCCAGACCCTTAGGTCCCGTGGAGATCTCCCGTAACGGCATTCTCGGCTCCTTCCGATCGCGTGCGCCGCCGCGGCGGCCACGCGCTCATAAGTCTTCGGCGGGCGCGAACCCGAGGGCTCGGCCGTAGAGGTGCATCTCCGCCCGCAGACAGCGGGCGATGGTGTCGGCGCGGCGGAAGCCGTGTCCTTCGCCTTCGAAGGTCAGGTATTCGTGCTCGACTGCGCGGGCCGAGTCACTGCTTCCGGCGAGCCCGGCCAGCAGCCGTTCGGCCTGCGCGGGCGGGCACACCGTGTCGTCGAGCCCTTGGAACAGCACGAAAGGGGCGGTGATGCGGTCGACATGGTGCACCGGTGAGCGGTCGCGGTACACCGCGCGCCGGTCGGGCCACGGGCCCACAAGCCCGTCGAGGTAGCGGGACTCGAAATCGTGGGTGCCGCGGGTGCGCCAGCCCTCGAGGTCGAGCACCGGGTAGTAGATGGCGGCCGCGCGGTACAGGGTTGGCTCGGTGGTCAGCGACACCGCCGCGGTCCACCCGCCCGCGCTGCCGCCGCGGATGGCGATCCGGTTCGCCGCGGCGACCCCATCTGCGACGAGAGCACGGGCGACGGTCGCGCAGTCGGCGACGTCGACCACGCCCCAGGTGCCGCGCAGCCCCTCACGGTAGGCGCGGCCGAAGCCGGTGGACCCCCGGTACTGCACGTCGACCACGCCGATGCCGCGGCTGGTGAAGTAGGTGATCTCCTGGTTGCGGATCCGGTGGCTGCGGCTGGTCGGCCCGCCGTGCACGAACACCACATAGGGCGGCAGTTCCCCCGCGGGCGCGACGAAGTCGGGGTTCGTCGGCGGGTAGACGTGCGAATGCACGTCGGAGCCATCGGGCCCGCGGTCGGTCCGGTGCGTGGGGACCGCGGTGAACTCGTCGTGGGACCCGGTCGGCGGGCGCAGCACCTTGGTGGTGCCCTCGGCGAGATCGACCAGGACGACCGCCCGCCGGTGCCGCGGACCCGCCGCCACCACGGCGACTCGGGTGCCATCGGTGGCCGGGTAGGCCCACTCGGTGTACGGCGAGGCGATGTCGCGCAGCGACCCGTCCGCGCCCAGCACACCGAGATCGCGGCCGCTCGTGCCGTGAATGACCGCGACCGTGCCGTCGGCCAGGGGCAGCGACCACCGCAGTCCGATCCGCCACAGCGCTTCGCCGAACTCCTCGGGCCGCGAGCACAGTGAACGGCTCTCCGTGCCGGGTCCGATGTGGACGGTCTGCAGGTTCCACCAGCCGTCGGGATCACTGAGCGCGTAAAGGGTTCCGCCACCGGTGCCCCAGTCCACCTGGGTCACCGACTCGCGCTCGCCACCGAGCACCTGCCGGGGCTCGCCGAGCGTCCCGTCAGGCCTGATGTCGGCGACCATCAGCGCGGTGCCGTCCCACGGCATCGCCGGGTGGTCCCAGCCGAGCCAGGCGACCCGGTCGCCGCCGGGCTCCACCTTCGGCCCGGTCATGAAGTCGTGGGTCGCGGCGAGGACCCGCACGGCGTCGGGGTCCGCGGCCGCGGACCCGTCGAGCGGCAGCGCCACCAGGTGCCGGATGACCTTGGTGCTCTCCGGGTCGAACACCGTCTCCCGCAGGCACCACACCTCCGCGCCGCGAACGGCGAAGTCCGCGTAGCGCAGGGAGATCTCGTCGCTCTCGGGGCTCAGCGGCTCCGGTTCGGCGCCGGGCCGCCAGCGGTACACGCGCTGGTCGGCGTAGTGGGTGAACACGATCCCGTCGCCGGTCGGGCCCCAGGGCCTGCCGCCGTACTCGATCACCCGGCTGCGCACGTCCCAGCCGGGCAGCGCGTCGACGACGCCCGCGCCGGTGTGGCGCATGAGCGCGTTGCGCCCGCCGTCCTCCGGGCGGACCTCGGTCCACCACACCTCGTCGCCGACGAAGCCCACCCATTCCAGCAGCGCCTCCCCCGCCGCGACGCTGTCGGCGTCGACGGGAGAGGGCCACGTGCCGTACGGGGCCGTGCTGCGGACATGGTCCATCGGTCCGGTGTTCCTTTTCGGTGTCGGCAAAGCCGCCCGCCGGTGGTGCGGGCTGGATCAGGGGGCGCGGCGCGGTCAGTAGGCGATGCGCGGCACGCCAGGTTTCGAGCTGTCGAGCCGGTAGGACATGACCGACTCGTCGCCGGTGAGCCAGAAGTGCCCGTCGAGGTCGGTCCACTCGCACAGGCCCGCGAGCTGCGCGGCGTAGGCGATGGCACGCGGCGGCTCCAGGAAGCAGCCGAGCATCCGGGTCGCGCCCCGCGCGCCCAGGTCGGTGAGGACCCGTCGGCCGGGCAGGAGCCCGCCCAACCGCATGAGCTTGGTGTTCGCGCCGTCCGCGACCGCCACGGCGGCCTCGACGTCGGCGACGGTGTTGACACCCTCGTCCAGGATCACCGCGGTGCCGGGGAGCGCGGCGCGGACCTCGGCGAGCAGGTCACGGTCGTGGACCGGGTCCTCCAGCACGGCGGGGGCGATCTCGGCGACCAGCTCGCGCAGCCGCGCCCAGTCCGCCGGTCCCCAGCCGCGGTTGACGTCGAGGATGACCGGGCCGGGCACGCCGACCAGGCCGCGCAGCACCTCGTCGTCGTCCGGACCGCCGAGTTTGATCTTGACCGGCCGGACGCCCGCCGGGATGTCCTCGCCGATGGGGACGGTGTGCAGCAGCCGCACCTCCCCCGGCTCGGGCAGGTCGAGCAGCCGCCACACCGGCACGCCCGCGCGGCGGGCGGCCCGGTCGAGGAACGCCATCTCGACCAGCATCCTGGCCGGTCCGGACACCGACTCGCCCGCGTCGAGTAGCGCGGTGAAGAGCCGGTCGGGCCGCAGCGGCCCGCGCTCGGACACGGCGGCCGCCATCGCCGACGCCTCCTCGGCGATCACCCTGGCGTCCTGGCCGTAGCCGAAGTCGGCGGCGATCTCGCCGTCGCCGGTGTGCCCGTCGCCGGTGTCGCCCACGGTGAGCCGGATGATGTCGACCGTCTCGATGGTCATGTGCGAGATCTCGAAGGAGCGCGGCAGCCGCAGCGGCTCCACGGCGACCGTGATGGCGCCGTCGGCCAGGGAAGTGCTCGTCATGCCTGGTCCCTCCGTTGCGCGGTGACCGGTGGGGCCACGGTGAACTCGACCGAGGCCGCCAGCTCCGCGGCCAGGGCGCGCGCGGCGGCCGGGGTGTCGGCGCCGACGACGATCGCGCCGACCCGGTCCTCCCCGTCGCGGAATTCGTTGATCACGTCGCCCTCGCCGACGGCGAGTTCCGCGTAGACCACCGCGGGGTGGGCCCGGACCTCGTCCCAGCCGGTGATGCCGAGCACGCGGCCCGGCGGCGGGGCGAAGTAGCGGGACGCCGCCGCGCGTACCGGGGTGCGCGGGCCGGGGCCGGCGGTGCCGAGGGCGTCGTCGTAGACCAGGCCGTAGAGCTCGATCCCGGGAATGGCGTGTTCGAGCATGCGGTGGATCCAGCCGCCGCCGACGCGCACGTGCACCTCGCCGATGACCACGCCGCGCGTGGTCAGCCACAGCTCGACGTGGAAGAGCCCGAAGCGCAGCTCCAGCGCCTTCAACGCCTCGAGCACCTCCCGCTCCACGCGTGCGCTGTCGTCCTCGGGGAGGTCGGCGGGCAGGACGTGGCCGATCTCCACGAAGTGCGGCGGCGGCAGCTTCTCCTTGGCGGTGATGGCCAGCACGGTGGGCAGGCCGCCGAGGAACACGCCCTCGACACTGAACTCGGGGCCCTCGACGAACTCCTCGATCAGGAACTCCGCCGGGTTCGGCTGCGCGGCCACCGCGGCCGCCAGCTCGTCCATTGTGGACACCTTGCGGACGCCTTCGCTGCCCGACCCGTCGCGTGGCTTGACCACCCACGGCCCGGTGGTGCCGCGGGCGAACTCCTCGGCGTCGGCCAATGCCGTACACAGGCGCACCGCGGGCTGGGCGAAACCGGCCGCGGTGAGCGCGGCCCGGCACGCGTCCTTGGTCCGGATCCTCCGCACCGCGTGCGGGGAGTTGCCCGGCAGCCCAAGCACCTCGGCCGCCTCGGCGACCGCGACCTGGGCCATCTCCCGCACACCGAAGACGAGGGCGAACCCTCCTGCCTGTTCGCGGGCCCACCGCGCGACCGCGCCGGGGTCCACGTGGTCCACACAGGACGCTCCGTCCGCGGCCGCCGCGACCGACGGGGTGGCCGCCAGGGTGGCCTCCTGGTTGGTGACGTGCGTGCTGAGGCCGCGGTCGTTCGCCTGACGCAGCGCCGCGATCGCGACGTCCACGCTCAGCGACATGTCACCCGCCCCGCCGACCAGCAGCAGGCGACCCGCTTCGCTTTCAGTGGTCATGCTCGAGTTCTCCGTGCTCATGCGGGATCAGCCGGTATACGCGGTCTTTGAGTTCCTGCACGCGCTCGTAGTCGCGCTCCAGTCGCTCAGCCGATTCATGCCCCAGGTGCACCGCCAGGGTGCTGGTGTAGAGGTCGACCGTCGGTTTGATCCGCCCGCCCGGCTTGAGCTTGACCCGCAGGTGAAGCACCGATGGTAGGGAGTTGATCTCCGCGACGACGTCCTCATCGATGCTCTCGATGACTCCGTCAAGCTCGGTCGGGGTGATCACCATGCACCCGTGCAGCAACCGCTCGTAGGTGCGGTTCGCATAGCGCTCAAGGAATTCCGTCGGGCGCACGGCCGCCAGCGCGGTGAGGTCCGCCTGGTTCGCGCCGAGGCACGCGTCGTTGTACGCGGGCACGACACCGCCGGTCATCCGGGCGCCGACCTCGACAAGAGTGGGGCCCTGCGCGGTGAGGATCACCTCGGCATGCGTGGGACCGTGGTCGATCCCGAGCGCGTCGAGCGCCGCGGACGTATACGCGATCAGCTCCGCGACCTGCGGCGACGCCGGGTCCTGGATGTCGTCGCGGTCATAGATGTTGTGCACGCCCACGAGTCGCTTGCGGTACTTCCAGACCGCGCTCGTGTAGCGCCGACCACCCAGGGACACCATGTCCACTGAGTACTCGTCACCGGCCAGATAGGACTGGACGAGCACTTCGCGGTTGGCGTCCTCGAAAATGGTCGCCGAGCCCAGCACCTGTTCCGCGGCCTTGCGAACCTGTTGCGGCGAGGTGCAGATGGCGACGCCGTCGGTGGCCGCCGACGCGAGCGGCTTGACCACGACCGGGTAGTCCGCGCGGCGCTCGGCCCAGGCCACGATCTCCTCGGCGTCGTCGCTCTTGAACTGGTCGGCGCACCGAACGCCCGCCCGGCGCAGGGCCTCGATCATCTCGTACTTGTCGCGCCGGGCCTTGGATCCCGCGCTCGCGTTGCCGGGCAGGCCGAGCAGCTCGTTGAGCCGGTCGGTCCACTCGACACCGGGCTCCTGGCCGGTGACGACCGCCACCGGGGAGTACTTGGCGAGTTCGGCCGCGGCC is drawn from Actinokineospora alba and contains these coding sequences:
- a CDS encoding proline dehydrogenase family protein — encoded protein: MSQSTVNPAGIPVLGARALRTLAADPACRTAFAEPDSLLRTLLAPAARRYVAAANADEVLDCAATLRAKDYQVSVEAVGEEINDPGEVEDVVTGYLDLLRRSTMPLQLGFDLSAVGLLLSTELALENTARVLTAAAAHGSDVVISMERSEFVDDVLGVFTKLAEHHTNVGITVQAYLHRTVDDLPAILATGAKIRLVKGVYVEPADIALGRGTDLHTRYLDLAQQAIDAGARVALATQNAALLNRAAKAGVLAGAAEIEMLHGVRPELLRAHHEAGHTCRVYLTYGENWWLHLLHRLAERPLNVITALADLADPDRVVFGADY
- a CDS encoding fatty acid desaturase family protein, whose protein sequence is MPLREISTGPKGLDSVLQLSFDRLEPNVRRGLKKLCKLDNYHGLLAVLFEFTLVAAAVTLCVGVSYWFYPVALLAIGSTHRFLAHLLHESSHKTFARNPILNVIGGTVLSGYLVFHLQGPYRNTHVGLHHRNLGDPENDPDYRFHIECGLYDESKSSRAFVVREVFLSAIGLRTFSYLGYLFRDRFWSDSSVPQVSTPVPLKIERLILLAQWALIIGLCAWFGALPELLLFWFVPLCTVNVAIGWLSELAEHYPLPEGESKRVLLTRNRHGRLWERFLLSRHNDRFHLVHHLNTGVPFWNLRRAHEVLLGDPAYARWDGMWAGVFSVPASRRGKETVISYAAKYREWRQAGGVPGTGPSFATLMMITAEAEARESEVIDGFDVIDDRKAA
- a CDS encoding S9 family peptidase — its product is MDHVRSTAPYGTWPSPVDADSVAAGEALLEWVGFVGDEVWWTEVRPEDGGRNALMRHTGAGVVDALPGWDVRSRVIEYGGRPWGPTGDGIVFTHYADQRVYRWRPGAEPEPLSPESDEISLRYADFAVRGAEVWCLRETVFDPESTKVIRHLVALPLDGSAAADPDAVRVLAATHDFMTGPKVEPGGDRVAWLGWDHPAMPWDGTALMVADIRPDGTLGEPRQVLGGERESVTQVDWGTGGGTLYALSDPDGWWNLQTVHIGPGTESRSLCSRPEEFGEALWRIGLRWSLPLADGTVAVIHGTSGRDLGVLGADGSLRDIASPYTEWAYPATDGTRVAVVAAGPRHRRAVVLVDLAEGTTKVLRPPTGSHDEFTAVPTHRTDRGPDGSDVHSHVYPPTNPDFVAPAGELPPYVVFVHGGPTSRSHRIRNQEITYFTSRGIGVVDVQYRGSTGFGRAYREGLRGTWGVVDVADCATVARALVADGVAAANRIAIRGGSAGGWTAAVSLTTEPTLYRAAAIYYPVLDLEGWRTRGTHDFESRYLDGLVGPWPDRRAVYRDRSPVHHVDRITAPFVLFQGLDDTVCPPAQAERLLAGLAGSSDSARAVEHEYLTFEGEGHGFRRADTIARCLRAEMHLYGRALGFAPAEDL
- a CDS encoding enolase C-terminal domain-like protein, whose protein sequence is MTSTSLADGAITVAVEPLRLPRSFEISHMTIETVDIIRLTVGDTGDGHTGDGEIAADFGYGQDARVIAEEASAMAAAVSERGPLRPDRLFTALLDAGESVSGPARMLVEMAFLDRAARRAGVPVWRLLDLPEPGEVRLLHTVPIGEDIPAGVRPVKIKLGGPDDDEVLRGLVGVPGPVILDVNRGWGPADWARLRELVAEIAPAVLEDPVHDRDLLAEVRAALPGTAVILDEGVNTVADVEAAVAVADGANTKLMRLGGLLPGRRVLTDLGARGATRMLGCFLEPPRAIAYAAQLAGLCEWTDLDGHFWLTGDESVMSYRLDSSKPGVPRIAY
- a CDS encoding ATP-grasp domain-containing protein; this translates as MTTESEAGRLLLVGGAGDMSLSVDVAIAALRQANDRGLSTHVTNQEATLAATPSVAAAADGASCVDHVDPGAVARWAREQAGGFALVFGVREMAQVAVAEAAEVLGLPGNSPHAVRRIRTKDACRAALTAAGFAQPAVRLCTALADAEEFARGTTGPWVVKPRDGSGSEGVRKVSTMDELAAAVAAQPNPAEFLIEEFVEGPEFSVEGVFLGGLPTVLAITAKEKLPPPHFVEIGHVLPADLPEDDSARVEREVLEALKALELRFGLFHVELWLTTRGVVIGEVHVRVGGGWIHRMLEHAIPGIELYGLVYDDALGTAGPGPRTPVRAAASRYFAPPPGRVLGITGWDEVRAHPAVVYAELAVGEGDVINEFRDGEDRVGAIVVGADTPAAARALAAELAASVEFTVAPPVTAQRRDQA
- a CDS encoding ATP-grasp domain-containing protein, producing the protein MSEQPRPVAVIVDGYTSGNHLPPAFARAGADVVHVQSSLELMTSMMLPDLTAYRANIARATPEEAAAELAKYSPVAVVTGQEPGVEWTDRLNELLGLPGNASAGSKARRDKYEMIEALRRAGVRCADQFKSDDAEEIVAWAERRADYPVVVKPLASAATDGVAICTSPQQVRKAAEQVLGSATIFEDANREVLVQSYLAGDEYSVDMVSLGGRRYTSAVWKYRKRLVGVHNIYDRDDIQDPASPQVAELIAYTSAALDALGIDHGPTHAEVILTAQGPTLVEVGARMTGGVVPAYNDACLGANQADLTALAAVRPTEFLERYANRTYERLLHGCMVITPTELDGVIESIDEDVVAEINSLPSVLHLRVKLKPGGRIKPTVDLYTSTLAVHLGHESAERLERDYERVQELKDRVYRLIPHEHGELEHDH